One Setaria italica strain Yugu1 chromosome II, Setaria_italica_v2.0, whole genome shotgun sequence DNA segment encodes these proteins:
- the LOC101764392 gene encoding dirigent protein 1 — MAAKAVLLLLLLSVLLAAEAADDGTTTHLSFFMHDIVSGSNPTAVKVIKGPGSTTAPALGMAFGDTTVVDDALTEASSPSSAAVGRMQGIYMLSSQSGAALMVCANLLLTSGDHNGSTIAVLGRDDTDADVRELAVVGGTGKFRMASGYVLWKTSSMSGADATVKLDVYLTTGGGNGTIDADAPASPVGGGGGSPSGSSGTKASSGGARTTGGGWVVAAVVVAVVGSWVW; from the coding sequence ATGGCTGCCAaggccgtcctcctcctcctcctcctctccgtgtTGTTGGCGGCAGAGGCGGCCGACGACGGCACGACGACGCACCTGAGCTTCTTCATGCACGACATCGTGTCGGGCAGCAACCCGACGGCGGTGAAGGTGATCAAGGGCCCCGGGTCGACGACGGCCCCTGCGCTGGGCATGGCCTTCGGCGACACCACCGTGGTGGACGACGCGCTGACCgaggcctcgtcgccgtcgtcggccgcgGTGGGGCGGATGCAGGGCATCTACATGCTGTCGTCGCAGTCGGGCGCGGCGCTGATGGTGTGCGCCAACCTGCTGCTCACCTCGGGGGACCACAACGGCAGCACCATCGCCGTGCTGGGGCGGGACGACACGGACGCCGACGTCAGGGAGCTCGCCGTCGTGGGAGGCACGGGAAAGTTCAGGATGGCCAGCGGGTACGTGCTCTGGAAGACGTCCAGCATGAGCGGCGCCGACGCCACCGTCAAGCTCGACGTGTACCTCACCacgggcggcggcaacggcaccATCGACGCCGACGCGCCCGCCTcgcccgtcggcggcggcggcggctccccgtCCGGGTCGTCGGGGACGAAGGCGAGCTCGGGTGGTGCGAGGACGACCGGCGGCGGGtgggtcgtcgccgccgtcgtggtTGCGGTGGTTGGATCCTGGGTTTGGTGA
- the LOC101763576 gene encoding U3 small nucleolar RNA-associated protein 6 homolog, whose translation MADAVQYRLERMTDELDDLERRGLFTRAELADVVRRRRDFEFRIRRHSPLRQDFLDYIAYELRLDSLRNLRKRAIIRAADSESDDDDRGSDDEGGSKKRKRKRGKKWKKSISDVAGVLRVLDIYRMATVRFKGDLDLWFRYLEFCRDKRHGRMKQVLAQAIRFHPKVPGLWIYAAAWEFDQNLNVAAARALMQSGLRSCPDSEDMWIEYLRMELTYLNKLKARKVALGEDVKMLQKSDNDAGQWKEENKELFMPLNEKDEGPEDSRSGGEALEEKEDMFWRQGLLIIQTIYHGAMEALPSSLTLRKKFLEILNSVDLAHSEEMKIEVLDDLKKDFSHCEDYWDWFARLQLTDLNKSSTLNGKDALSNKLNKSIQVYDEAVRRLPTSKMHSLYANFWMDVLYPDREDSIASFQNSEFDASEFTSSILKVYESAESCGCLTEDLACQYVSLCLKLERLEEAKNLAEKLCNGPLSDAANLWSLRASMEINSFATAGSSPFSKENLSCLFDLFNTVLSKLPITQTEGLWHMAMKLFSNEKIYFEKLVKCAMLSLSLAGGSDLGASVSSAIVGWYLQRDGMKQARKMYKRLLALPRPSLKFFQYCIELEANLASLGDNGALANARKLYDSAIDHYPQEREVWRNYYNLELKVGTSETANTVYWRARKVLGDSTALTAPSS comes from the exons ATGGCGGACGCCGTCCAGTACCGCCTCGAGCGGATGACCGACGAGCTCGACGACCTCGAGCGCCGGGGCCTCTTCACCCgcgccgagctcgccgacgtcgtccgccgccgccgcgacttCGAGTTCCGCATCCGACGCCACTCCCCGCTCCGTCAGGACTTCCTCGACTACATCGCCTACGAGCTCCGCCTCGACTCCCTCCGCAACCTCCGCAAGCGCGCAATCATACGCGCCGCCGACTCCGAATCCGATGACGACGACCGTGGCAGTGACGACGAGGgaggcagcaagaagaggaaaaggaaaaggggcaagAAGTGGAAGAAGTCCATCTCCGACGTCGCGGGGGTCCTCCGCGTCCTCGACATCTACAGGATGGCAACCGTCAGGTTCAAGGGAGACCTCGACCTCTGGTTCCGATACCTCGAGTTCTGCCGCGACAAGCGACACGGAAGGATGAAGCAG GTTCTGGCACAAGCCATTCGCTTCCATCCCAAGGTTCCTGGGCTTTGGATCTATGCGGCAGCATGGGAATTTGATCAGAACCTGAATGTTGCTGCAGCACGTGCACTGATGCAGAGTGGCCTCAGGTCCTGTCCAGACTCAGAGGATATGTGGATCGAGTATCTTCGCATGGAGCTTACCTACCTTAACAAGCTCAAGGCTCGAAAGGTAGCTCTCGGGGAGGATGTGAAGATGCTGCAAAAGAGTGATAACGATGCTGGCCAATGGAAAGAGGAAAACAAAGAACTGTTCATGCCACTGAATGAAAAAGATGAAGGGCCTGAGGACTCAAGGTCAGGTGGAGAGGCTctggaggagaaggaagacatGTTCTGGCGGCAAGGATTGTTAATCATCCAAACCATATATCATGGTGCGATGGAAGCTCTTCCATCGAGCTTAACCTTGCGGAAGAAATTCTTGGAGATATTAAACAGTGTGGACTTGGCACATTCTGAGGAGATGAAGATAGAGGTCCTGGATGACCTGAAGAAAGATTTCTCCCATTGCGAGGACTATTGGGATTGGTTTGCTAGGCTTCAGCTAACTGACTTGAATAAGTCCAGTACTTTGAACGGAAAGGATGCTCTATCGAATAAGTTGAACAAATCAATTCAG GTATATGATGAAGCTGTCAGAAGGCTGCCAACTTCCAAAATGCATTCCCTTTATGCAAATTTTTGGATGGATGTTCTATATCCTGATAGGGAAGATTCCATTGCATCATTCCAAAATTCTGAATTTGATGCTTCAGAATTCACTTCATCTATACTGAAAGTTTATGAAAGTGCTGAATCATGTGGGTGTCTTACTGAGGATCTTGCTTGCCAATATGTATCACTTTGTTTGAAACTCGAAAGACTGGAGGAAGCTAAGAATCTTGCAGAAAAGCTTTGCAACGGTCCTCTTTCAGATGCTGCGAATTTGTGGAGCCTGAGAGCTTCTATGGAGATAAATTCGTTTGCTACTGCGGGCAGTTCTCCATTCAGCAAGGAGAACTTGAGTTGTTTATTTGATCTATTTAACACTGTACTTTCTAAGTTACCCATAACTCAGACTGAGGGATTGTGGCACATG GCCATGAAATTGTTTTCTAATGAGAAGATCTATTTTGAGAAGCTGGTGAAGTGTGCGATGCTATCATTAAGTTTGGCAGGTGGGAGTGATTTGGGTGCGTCGGTTTCTTCTGCAATTGTTGGATGGTATTTGCAAAGAGACGGTATGAAACAAGCTAGGAAGATGTACAAGAG GCTTCTCGCTCTACCCCGTCCGAGCCTGAAGTTTTTCCAGTACTGCATAGAGCTGGAAGCTAACCTTGCTTCGCTGGGAGACAATGGTGCCCTTGCAAATGCTCGTAAGCTTTATGATTCAGCAATCGACCACTATCCGCAGGAAAGAGAAGTGTGGAGAAACTACTACAACCTGGAGTTGAAG GTGGGAACATCAGAAACTGCAAATACTGTTTACTGGCGTGCTCGTAAGGTGCTTGGTGACTCCACTGCACTGACTGCTCCCAGTAGCTAG
- the LOC101764793 gene encoding dirigent protein 1, whose translation MAPSLAAAVLLFLLAPMSSPAAVLAADGGTTTHLHLFMHDILTGSNPTAVQVIKGPSAVPGLAFGDTTVIDDALTEDPSSSSAAVGRVQGFYMMTSQSGGAVLTVCANLLLTAGGYNGSTVAVMGRDDIAADVRELAVVGGTGRFRMATGYVLWKTNSMNGPDATVELDVYVTTGGGATIDSSTPVGGSSSAAAVRVGGWVSAVFVAVVVAVVGSYV comes from the coding sequence ATGGCTCCCTCCCTCgctgccgccgtcctcctcttcctcctcgctccgatgtcgtcgccggcggccgtccTGGCGGCTGACGGCGGCACCACCACGCACCTGCACTTGTTCATGCACGACATCCTGACGGGAAGCAACCCGACGGCGGTGCAGGTGATCAAGggcccctccgccgtcccgggCCTGGCGTTCGGGGACACGACCGTCATCGACGATGCCCTCACCGAGGatccctcgtcctcctccgccgccgtcggccgcgtGCAGGGCTTCTACATGATGACGTCGCAGTCGGGGGGCGCCGTGCTGACGGTGTGCGCCAACCTGCTGCTGACGGCGGGGGGCTACAACGGCAGCACCGTCGCGGTGATGGGCCGCGACGACATCGCGGCGGACGTGAGggagctcgccgtcgtcggcggcACGGGGAGGTTCAGGATGGCCACGGGGTACGTGCTGTGGAAGACCAACAGCATGAACGGGCCCGACGCCACCGTCGAGCTCGACGTGTACGTcaccacgggcggcggcgccaccatcGACTCCTCGACGcccgtcggcggctcgtcgtcggccgccgccgtgcgggTTGGAGGGTGGGTCAGTGCGGTGTTTGTCGCCGTTGTTGTTGCGGTGGTTGGATCCTACGTTTAG
- the LOC101763980 gene encoding dirigent protein 1-like, with translation MAPSLAAAVLLFLLAPMSSPAAVLAADGGTTTHLHLFMHDILTGSNPTAVQVIKGPSAVPGLAFGDTTVTDDALTEDPSSSSAAVGRVQGFYMMTSQSGGAVLTVCANLLLTAGGYNGSTVAVMGRDDIAADVRELAVVGGTGCSLSFNLSKHLSKAW, from the coding sequence ATGGCTCCCTCCCTCgctgccgccgtcctcctcttcctcctcgctccgatgtcgtcgccggcggccgtccTGGCGGCTGACGGCGGCACCACCACGCACCTGCACTTGTTCATGCACGACATCCTGACGGGAAGCAACCCGACAGCGGTGCAGGTGATCAAGggcccctccgccgtcccgggCCTGGCGTTCGGGGACACGACCGTCACCGACGATGCCCTCACCGAGGatccctcgtcctcctccgccgccgtcggccgcgtGCAGGGCTTCTACATGATGACGTCGCAGTCGGGGGGCGCCGTGCTGACGGTGTGCGCCAACCTGCTGCTGACGGCGGGGGGCTACAACGGCAGCACCGTCGCGGTGATGGGCCGCGACGACATCGCGGCGGACGTGAGggagctcgccgtcgtcggcggcACGGGGTGCTCGCTTTCGTTCAACCTGTCAAAACATCTGTCAAAAGCATGGTGA